A genomic window from Flavobacterium phycosphaerae includes:
- a CDS encoding fasciclin domain-containing protein codes for MKKSIKTLLLLGLLVAVGCKQTDQAPTETTTETTTTAGPTGQSGVKDETSSPNIVQTAVGSKDHTTLVTAVKAAELVDALSNAGPFTVFAPTNAAFDKLPAGTVEDLLKPENKEKLSNILGYHTYVGSLKTEYMQDGQEFDMVFGGKVKITKKGDKTFVNGSEILASIPTSNGIIHVIGDVLLPK; via the coding sequence ATGAAAAAATCAATTAAAACTTTGCTATTGTTGGGCTTACTTGTAGCCGTAGGTTGCAAACAAACCGATCAAGCTCCCACCGAAACCACCACCGAAACCACTACAACCGCAGGTCCTACAGGGCAATCCGGAGTGAAAGATGAAACTTCCAGTCCTAATATTGTTCAAACGGCTGTAGGCAGTAAAGACCATACCACTTTAGTAACCGCAGTAAAAGCTGCCGAATTGGTAGATGCCTTGAGCAACGCAGGTCCATTTACTGTATTTGCACCAACTAACGCGGCCTTCGACAAACTACCGGCAGGCACCGTAGAGGACTTATTAAAACCGGAAAACAAAGAAAAACTGTCTAACATCTTAGGGTATCACACTTATGTAGGTTCGCTTAAAACCGAGTATATGCAGGATGGTCAGGAGTTTGACATGGTTTTTGGCGGCAAAGTTAAAATCACCAAAAAAGGCGATAAAACCTTTGTCAACGGTTCCGAAATACTAGCCTCTATCCCAACCTCTAACGGAATTATCCATGTTATTGGCGATGTACTTTTACCAAAATAA
- the nrdD gene encoding anaerobic ribonucleoside-triphosphate reductase, whose product MKTKTNEIAAQNQHLRTKCLVYTRVMGYHRPVESFNIGKKGEHKQRIHFQECKN is encoded by the coding sequence ATGAAAACAAAGACTAACGAAATTGCCGCACAAAATCAGCATTTGCGAACCAAATGTTTGGTTTACACCCGCGTAATGGGCTATCACCGACCGGTAGAAAGTTTTAATATCGGCAAAAAAGGGGAGCACAAGCAACGCATCCATTTTCAGGAATGTAAAAACTGA
- a CDS encoding ribonucleoside triphosphate reductase: protein MEKYVIKRNGEYKPFARYKIKEAIIKSFNSVVVPFDEQVFEKVMAIIDTKDTWAVEEIQDIIEKTLFEKEYFAVMRSFMLYRHTRKLQREHIQGLNDDTTYVDSTQTIEEYISQTDWRINANANTSYSNAGLVNNVAGKIIANYWLDKVYSKEEGYAHRNGDVHIHDLDCLTGYCAGWSLRVLLNDGFNGVRGRVESKAPSHFREALGQMANFLGILQSEWAGAQAFSSFDTYLAPYVFKDNLSFDEVLKAIRSFVYNLNVPARWGQSPFTNITLDWVVPADLKEQIPTKNDRHLLENIIDKNVLTRANERGVTSLSELRYEHFQTEMNLINKAYYTVMTEGDANGQPFTFPIPTVNITEDFDWEGENTELLFENTAKIGSSYFQNFIGSQYVLDEEGQRVENPNAYKPNAVRSMCCRLQLDLRELLKRGNGLFGSAEMTGSIGVVTINMARLGYLYERDKEGLLQQLDKLMLLAKSTLEKKRQFIQEMYDRGLYPYTKRYLPHFRNHFSTIGVNGMNEMVRNFTDDREDITTKFGHEFCMEILDHIRNRMKEFQEETGNLYNLEATPAEGTTYRFAKEDKKRYPNILQAGMEENIYYTNSSQIPVDYTQDPFEALLMQDELQCKYTGGTVLHLYMNERISSAEACKNFVKTVLTKFKLPYITVTPVFSVCPIHGYLNGEHEYCPKCDEVILENQNQAKYENKD from the coding sequence AAGAGTACTTTGCTGTCATGCGCTCTTTTATGTTGTATCGGCATACCCGAAAACTGCAACGTGAGCACATTCAGGGATTAAATGACGACACCACTTATGTTGATAGTACGCAAACCATAGAAGAATACATCTCTCAAACCGACTGGCGTATCAATGCTAATGCCAATACTTCGTATTCTAATGCCGGTTTGGTGAATAATGTAGCCGGCAAGATTATCGCCAATTATTGGTTGGATAAAGTGTATTCTAAAGAAGAAGGCTATGCCCATCGCAACGGGGATGTACACATTCACGACTTAGATTGCCTGACCGGTTATTGTGCCGGCTGGAGTTTAAGAGTTTTGCTGAATGACGGCTTCAACGGCGTAAGAGGCCGAGTAGAAAGTAAAGCTCCGTCACATTTCAGAGAGGCTTTGGGTCAAATGGCCAATTTTCTCGGAATACTCCAAAGTGAGTGGGCCGGAGCCCAAGCGTTCAGTTCGTTTGATACCTACTTAGCGCCTTATGTTTTTAAAGATAATTTGTCTTTTGATGAGGTGCTGAAAGCTATTCGGAGTTTTGTTTATAATTTGAATGTACCGGCACGCTGGGGACAATCGCCCTTTACCAATATTACGTTGGATTGGGTCGTTCCGGCCGATTTGAAAGAGCAGATTCCGACCAAAAATGACAGGCATTTATTGGAAAACATTATTGATAAAAATGTCTTAACTCGTGCTAATGAACGCGGTGTTACTTCGCTTTCAGAGTTGCGTTACGAACATTTTCAAACTGAAATGAATCTGATAAATAAAGCCTATTATACTGTTATGACTGAAGGAGATGCTAACGGACAACCGTTTACTTTTCCGATACCGACAGTTAATATAACGGAGGATTTTGATTGGGAGGGCGAAAATACCGAGTTGCTGTTTGAAAACACGGCTAAGATAGGGTCTTCTTATTTTCAGAATTTTATCGGAAGTCAGTATGTTTTGGATGAGGAAGGCCAAAGAGTGGAAAACCCTAATGCCTATAAACCCAATGCCGTTCGCAGTATGTGCTGTCGTTTGCAACTTGATTTGAGAGAGTTGTTGAAACGCGGGAACGGATTATTTGGCAGTGCCGAAATGACCGGAAGTATTGGTGTTGTTACCATTAATATGGCGCGTTTGGGCTATTTATATGAAAGAGATAAAGAAGGGTTGCTGCAACAATTGGATAAATTGATGCTGCTGGCTAAATCAACTTTAGAGAAAAAACGCCAATTTATTCAGGAAATGTACGACCGTGGATTGTACCCGTACACCAAACGTTATTTACCGCATTTCAGAAATCATTTTTCGACTATTGGAGTTAACGGAATGAATGAAATGGTCCGCAATTTTACCGATGACAGAGAGGATATTACCACTAAGTTTGGTCACGAATTTTGTATGGAGATTTTAGATCATATCCGCAACCGAATGAAAGAATTTCAGGAAGAAACCGGCAACCTTTACAATCTCGAAGCCACCCCTGCTGAGGGGACTACCTATCGTTTTGCCAAAGAAGACAAAAAGCGATATCCGAACATTCTTCAAGCCGGAATGGAGGAGAATATCTATTACACCAACAGCTCTCAAATTCCGGTGGATTATACCCAAGACCCTTTTGAAGCGTTATTGATGCAGGATGAATTGCAGTGTAAATACACCGGCGGTACCGTACTGCATTTGTATATGAATGAGCGAATCAGTTCGGCCGAAGCTTGCAAAAACTTTGTGAAAACGGTACTGACTAAATTCAAATTGCCTTATATCACAGTAACTCCGGTATTCAGCGTTTGCCCGATTCATGGTTATTTGAACGGTGAACACGAATACTGTCCGAAATGTGATGAAGTTATATTGGAAAACCAAAATCAAGCTAAATATGAAAACAAAGACTAA
- a CDS encoding c-type cytochrome, with translation MLQFAVFYHVNVMHTSLKYLILLLSLITLFALYNTAIYTSDRAVTLSAKAMEGENLWLNHNCNACHQIYGLGGYLGPDLTNTYSRINNEKYFKAIINSGVKAMPQFHFNEKEKVALIQFLKEIDHTGYYPNQKAVIEPNGWVTLKYKSPVYEK, from the coding sequence ATGCTTCAATTTGCAGTATTCTATCACGTTAATGTAATGCACACCTCTTTAAAATATCTAATCCTACTGCTGAGCCTGATTACCTTATTTGCACTATACAATACGGCCATTTATACTTCAGACAGAGCCGTAACCCTATCTGCAAAAGCCATGGAAGGCGAAAATCTTTGGCTCAACCACAATTGCAATGCCTGCCATCAAATTTATGGTTTAGGCGGCTATCTGGGGCCTGATTTGACCAATACTTATTCGAGAATCAACAATGAAAAATACTTCAAAGCTATAATCAACAGCGGTGTAAAAGCTATGCCTCAATTTCATTTTAACGAAAAAGAAAAAGTCGCGCTGATTCAGTTTTTGAAAGAGATTGATCATACCGGGTATTATCCGAACCAAAAAGCTGTTATTGAACCTAACGGCTGGGTAACCCTGAAATACAAAAGCCCTGTTTATGAAAAATAA
- a CDS encoding anaerobic ribonucleoside-triphosphate reductase activating protein, whose amino-acid sequence MALHSITPFTLLDFPHKSACIFWYAGCNMRCLYCYNPEIVLGKGVVTFPEAISFLQSRKGLLEGVVFSGGECLIHKNSIEQISAVKAMGFLVKIDTNGSRPEVLHQLIDKNLIDYVALDFKATPQQFQKITQSDLFLAFEESFLLLQQSGIPFEIRTTYHSELLSITELNEMIGYLKTHHYSGNYYLQFFRNNTETLVPLPASVKIKAAQLNAGPTINVVFRD is encoded by the coding sequence ATGGCCCTTCACAGTATAACACCGTTTACGTTGTTGGATTTTCCCCATAAATCAGCTTGCATTTTTTGGTATGCCGGTTGCAACATGAGGTGTTTGTATTGTTATAATCCGGAAATTGTTTTAGGAAAAGGTGTCGTAACTTTTCCTGAAGCAATTTCTTTTTTACAATCCCGAAAAGGGTTGTTGGAGGGCGTGGTTTTCAGTGGGGGCGAATGTTTGATACACAAAAATAGTATTGAACAAATAAGCGCGGTCAAAGCCATGGGGTTTTTGGTCAAAATAGACACTAACGGTTCCCGCCCTGAGGTTTTACACCAATTAATCGATAAAAATTTAATCGATTATGTAGCCTTGGATTTTAAAGCTACACCGCAGCAATTTCAAAAAATTACACAATCGGATTTGTTTTTGGCGTTTGAAGAATCTTTTCTTCTGCTTCAGCAGAGCGGCATTCCGTTTGAAATCAGAACCACTTATCATTCGGAGTTGCTTAGTATAACTGAACTCAACGAAATGATAGGGTATTTAAAAACCCATCACTATTCCGGAAATTATTACTTGCAGTTCTTCCGAAATAATACAGAAACCTTAGTGCCTTTGCCTGCTTCGGTTAAAATTAAAGCTGCCCAACTCAACGCCGGTCCCACTATCAATGTGGTTTTCAGGGATTGA
- a CDS encoding cbb3-type cytochrome c oxidase subunit I: MKNNRYPFYFISVGLVALLLGLLCGLLAGFQYIIPDFIKSVLPFTALRPLHTLLVVSWILLTAMGGIYYYLELNFEERKANTNLIRWHFWLFIATGLGIIYAYVGSHFGGKEYLEFPSYFYFPILLGWILFGLNYFKITKASFKSWPVYYWMWGTGIVFMIYHFTEAHLWLLPYFKGHFIQNTALQWKAGGSYVGSWNMLVYGTSLYVITKISQDDRYAHSKKAFFFYFLGLTNLMFGWAHHVYIVPTAPWIRYLAYGISMTEWIILFSILYDWKKNLGKEAILNYPLANGFMKLANFWVFLNIILALLISIPSINLFTHGTHITVAHSMGTTIGINTLILLSSVTFILESTHQITAQAKRKIQRSLRFFNSAFVGFWLTLLILGTKKGYWTYFDQQRTFGEFQDSLHGFYILFFLFGISMAIGLYLIVFELLNSVKTLLKINP, encoded by the coding sequence ATGAAAAATAACCGCTATCCTTTTTATTTTATCTCAGTTGGTTTAGTAGCTTTACTGCTGGGACTACTATGTGGTTTATTGGCCGGATTTCAATACATCATCCCCGATTTTATAAAATCGGTTTTACCCTTTACGGCCTTGCGCCCCTTGCATACTTTGTTGGTGGTATCGTGGATTTTACTAACAGCGATGGGTGGAATATATTATTATTTAGAGTTGAATTTTGAAGAAAGAAAAGCCAATACAAATCTAATTCGTTGGCACTTTTGGCTGTTTATCGCTACCGGATTGGGAATCATTTATGCCTATGTGGGTAGCCATTTTGGTGGAAAAGAATACCTGGAATTCCCAAGCTACTTCTACTTCCCGATACTGTTAGGCTGGATACTGTTTGGTCTGAATTATTTTAAAATCACCAAAGCTTCCTTTAAAAGCTGGCCGGTGTATTACTGGATGTGGGGCACCGGAATTGTGTTTATGATTTACCATTTTACCGAAGCTCATCTTTGGCTTTTACCCTATTTTAAAGGGCATTTCATTCAAAATACAGCCCTGCAGTGGAAAGCCGGTGGTTCTTATGTTGGTTCCTGGAACATGTTGGTTTACGGCACTTCGTTGTATGTCATAACTAAAATCAGCCAGGATGACCGTTATGCCCATTCCAAGAAAGCCTTTTTCTTTTATTTTCTCGGACTCACCAATCTAATGTTTGGCTGGGCGCATCATGTATACATAGTACCCACAGCTCCATGGATCAGATATTTGGCTTATGGCATCAGCATGACCGAGTGGATCATTCTTTTCTCTATACTGTACGATTGGAAAAAGAATTTAGGCAAAGAAGCTATCCTGAATTATCCTTTGGCGAATGGTTTTATGAAACTGGCTAATTTTTGGGTGTTTTTAAATATTATTTTAGCCTTGTTAATCTCTATTCCGTCTATTAACCTTTTTACCCACGGTACCCATATAACAGTAGCTCATTCTATGGGAACGACTATCGGAATAAATACTTTGATTTTATTGTCTTCGGTTACTTTTATTTTAGAATCAACCCATCAAATTACGGCACAGGCCAAACGCAAAATACAACGGAGCCTCCGCTTTTTTAATAGTGCTTTTGTGGGATTCTGGTTGACGCTGTTGATTTTGGGAACTAAGAAAGGGTATTGGACTTACTTTGACCAACAAAGGACATTCGGCGAATTTCAGGATTCATTACATGGCTTCTACATACTGTTTTTCCTTTTTGGAATAAGCATGGCCATTGGACTTTACTTGATTGTATTTGAATTGCTCAACAGTGTAAAGACACTCCTAAAAATCAATCCCTGA